In Acropora muricata isolate sample 2 chromosome 13, ASM3666990v1, whole genome shotgun sequence, the DNA window AATGCATACCAAGGAGTCAAGCGGTCCGTACTTAAGAATACGGaccgctaaatcaaccaatcgcAGCGCAGCTAATAGTAACTGAGAGATATGATAGTGGAAAGTACTGTACCCTTTCATATTGAGAAGTAGCAGCGAAGGACCTTTGGAAAACTGATTGGCGGATGGGGGATGGGggaagagaaaataaagaaaaaatgaaactggaaaagagaagagaaaaattttgcataaagAATGAAAAGAACAATTTTGTTTCTGCGACCATGAAAATCCTCCGAGATAGACAAATGGCGAAATCattaccaggtgatctggtgacgtaattcggaggactgggatgaaaaattttaacgccgtatcccacaaccgcgcgcggccttattttcgaattcaacatggctgaggcgaggttagagctcgtcgggtctgcttgaatgttcattcagtaacaggaaatgtggtagacacggaatgatctgttgagttttggcgatggaaatactgcagggagtttggaaacaacacctaaggccgcgcgcggttgtgggatacggcgttaaaattttctccccagtcctccaaattacgtcaccagatcacctggtaagCAAGCTGAAAACACCTCTCACTCAGCTTACCACAAGAGAGTGCTGTACATCATAGTCTTGAGCTCTGTATGATTTGACCAAACCAGAAATAGGATATGACATTCCATGACTACAACAAGatttaaagagaaaaaatcaAACTTTGATTTCCCTTTCAATTTTAGCTTTAACATAACGCATGAAAGGCAAAACCTAGTTCATACAGCTTTAGTTCACCGAACAATTCCAAGCCTCCTTGTACCCGTACCCTCCCGTTTTTCTTTCGGGGGAAGGGTACGGCTACATGTGAGCCAAAAATGTCGTCAGTACTGTACCACCAAGCTGTTTCATCAATAGAGGACAAAGGGCCATCATCGATGCGATCTGAGACAAATCCAAAGCtaaagttgaagtggtatggCCAAACTGCTCAGTATTTCGGAAGTGCCAATCCTGCGATCTGATTGGTCGATGGGGAAAGTATAGCGTTCTGTTTGGCGTAGGACATAATTACGCGCAACGAAAGGGCCTCCTTTCTGATGTCGCCACTGACGCATTTTCCAGGAGTCGAGATTTTCGCAACTCGGTCGAAAGGTCGAAAGGGAGGAGCCTGGGTCGAATACCGGGTCGCACTATATTGTTTATAATTACCATTCGTTCTTTGAATCTTACCAAAGATGAACGCCGGCATTCCCGAATCCTACACCAGCGTACACACTCGCAAGATGCATATTAGACCGTGCCTCAAGATCACTCGAATCTTCGATGGATCTGTTAATAAATTCAACCGCAGTATATTACAGCATGTACAAGAAAAATTACAAGACAGGCTCCTTGCCAAAGTGGCCAGCCGAGCTAGCAATGACTGAATCGTCACGCCATCTGTAAGTTAAGGCTGAGGGATGGCGTGACAAGCCAAAAAAGGTCCCTGAAAGGGGGCAAGGTTTGCGCATCACTCGGTTAATGTTTTGCACATCTTTTTTCTGAGCTGTAATTGGTTTTAGATTGGTTTAAAAAGTCTTGTGCTTCATTCCAAGCTCAACACCGTCTGCATTGATATGCCTTGCCTTAAGACTGGCTCATTTACTTGTCCGCGTCAGTTTTCAAAGGTAACACACAGTTCTGAGTAAAAACCACTTCGTTGCTCACCTTTTCAAGTATTTGGCCACAATGCCCAACGCATGCTTGGACCACACATCACTAACTGGGTTGCTTCCCTGGTATGCTGGTCGCAAGTTGGGATTTAGCGGACGAGCATCTCGCATCTGAAAAGGAATGGCGGTGTACGATTCGATTGCATGGCTGCAagaaaagtacaaaaaaaagTACAAGTAATTATTCCAGATGAAGGAAATGGAATTTCAACGacggaaaagaaaaagaggtaaAAATTGTGCAAGGTAGATCACAGCTTATGTGGGCAATCAGcaaagtttatttatttcttattttgcGAGAACGGCAACAGAAAACTCCACCAATTTGATCACAGGGTTTAGAACACGTGACTACGGTCGTCCAATCAAAATAGAAAGATTTCAGGGAACGCTAAACGCGGGAAGAATCATCCCCTGGAGAAAAACCCTGGTATCGAGGTTTTCGAGTCTGCTACTCTGATTGGCAGAGTTAATGGCGCATTAATTCAAGCAAATGACGTAGCAATTGCCTCAAATTTCGTTATTTGTGCTTTTTATTAATCATCTCACCACAATACGTCATAGCCACTGTTAGCTGTTAACCTCGGTGACATGTGAAGTGTATGCAAAGGATCTACAATACCAAGCATGGGCCGAATGGCTCTGTTGGCAATACCTGCGGATTGCAACAAAACACAGGGGGTTTTAAATGAGGGACAGGCCCTCAAACCTTAAGAACAAGGTATGTGTTCTTGTGCAGACTTGTGATTTTTCCATGGTGACTTAAGTTAGAATAGGGGAACCCTTACTTCGAAAGAGTTGTTAATGTGGCTTCCAATAATTAATAGTTTTGATGTGCCATCCCGTTTGAGCCAGAGGACACCAGTGGGTGTTTGGCCATAAGACTACTGTGTAGGTTCAGGTGGCAATATAATTGTTGTTACAGGTCCTGCTGCACGTCTGAAACTGAGTTGTGAGTAATACAAGGATGGAATGGAGTGTCAGAGAACTTTTACCAATGAAATGATTCAGGTAGGGAattcaataaagaaaaaccaGTTGTGGCCCAGTTTGTCTATGAAATGACAGTGACTGAATGCATTTAGGAGACATTGCAGGACATGAGCTATGATCGCACACAACATGACTAGGGGCGCTTTCCATTACATCATCCATCCGactggaaattttaggtgtgaATATTCAGTGCTGGAGCTTGTCCAAACGCAAAACGGAAATATCACAAAATGTACTAGTCAATTAGAAAGTTcacgaagaaaagaaaagatgcACTGATTAAGCCGGTAGTCTATAAtttgtgaaatgtttcaaatggaatggtatgtaccatttcattttccaaccaaaaTTTCCAGGCattccgtgtaaatggtaagcaccctAGATGTCCACTTACTGACTTAATTGTAGCATGTACAAATCAATGAACtttattaacaataaaaaaacctCATCTGTTAAGTGGcaactttcaattttttcaataGTCAGTGTAGTAATGGCCCTACAGGTAAATGGTATATGAATTTCAGACTCAAATCTCAACAAACCAGTATTGGTTATGCTGTGGACTTCCAATAAAAGAACAATCAATATTTTACCTGTTTTTGCTTTAAGTGGTTCATAGTCAAAAATAGAAACTCCAGTGGTCTCGCTGCCtgattaaaaaacaacaacaaatcagAACAAAAGAAGATGAAGATGTTGATAATTTTCatccagaaaaaaaataataaaagtatCAAACAGCCACCTCCTGCACTTATTTGATCGATAGGCAAAgatacaataaaatttaccTGTGCCTGCAGTAGTTGGGACTGCAAgacaataaataaaaacaatgataaattattatcctccaAACCAGGTTTGTGCTAACTGCAATTGCATAATTATAATCATCTTGCCCCTCTCCAACCAGTTAAGATTGTTGCTCATAATATGTTACAATAGATATTTCTGACCATGATTTATTTCTTATTAAAACCTCTACATGGGATCATGACATTTAACCTGCAATACTGCTAGTCAGCAGCAATGGTGACAGCTAGGCTCATGTATGCATAACTGTAAGTAGCACTTAAGTTGGTGATGATTGGTGTTCCTCttttaagccctggtcaaacggactcgcaagtagtcgcaagttgaaaacttagatctacttgcgactccgtttggcaAGGCCTTGCATTGACTTGCAATCACCTTGGTCAAGATCAAATTTGCATGCAAGCCAATGCAAGTTTTTTACCATTTGGCAACCCAACGCAggtctcttcgcaagttcaacttgccgctacttgcaAGTctgtttgaccagggctttaggGATGTGTTGTTGATTGGAGAATTTTGATCCTTGTTTTTCACATAGATTTTATAATTTCCCTTCAAAGTGCTGTTATTGCAAATATAAATCACCAAATTGACTGTGATTTCTTCAATTATCTTGCACACAACATATTTCTTACTTGCAATGAGTGGTTTCACGGCCCTATTAACAGGCATTCCTTTGCCAATAGGTGCATTCACAAAGTCTAGGAACTCATTTTCAGGGTGACAGAGGTAAAGATTGGCCGCTTTAGCCGTGTCAATGACTGATCCACCACCAATGGCCAAGAAAGAATCAAACTGACCCTTCTTGGCAAAATTAATGGCATCCTTGAAACTACAAtggacaaaaaaattgagttTGATATGATGAAAGTTTGCCTGATCCAGGCAAGGTGGAAGCAATTACTCCAATGCCAAGGCTACAGGatgaaatagaaataaaaaaaatgctagaAATGATCAATGACTTGGACAAGTTCTTATCCAACTGTTTCATCAAtacactgatttggtaaatactaacaaAGGTTATCTCTTCATAGTGGAAACTTTAATAGCTTTGTTAGttgtggtcacactacagggttttgtccttgggaaacttgacttgttgacaGTTTTCCTAGGGAAACTCAACTTTGCCAGTGTGACCGATTTTTCACTAAATCAATTATCTCGGGAAAGTTTTATCGTCTGGGGCTTGAAAACtgcaagagaacaaaagaatgtCCTATGCATCTCCCTTGACAACTaccagagatgccaacctctagagatctaaaatctggaaGAGGCAACGAAAATTCATCCTGTGTaggaaataattttaattgGCAGGTAAACTATAGAGAAGTTAAATTGTAGCTGCTCAAACCGCTCAAGTCCAATGGCTCACTTGCATAAAACAAGATCTGGGGTCACGATTATAGGATTGCAATGAGTTGATCCCTTGTAACTTCCAAATTATTGGATTTTAATGAGATGAttataacccacaaattattgcattgtaatgagaGGATTATAACCCAgcaattattggattgtaatgagatgattgtaacccacaaattgttggattgtaatgagacctttgtaacccacaaatgattggattgtaatgcaaggattgtaacccacaaaatattggattgtaatgcgaggattgtaacccacaaattattggattgtaatgagatcgttgtaacccacaaattattggattgtaatgagatcattgtaacccacacaTTATTGGATTGTattgagatcattgtaacccacaaattattgtattgtaatgacatgattgtaacccacaaattattggattgtaatgtgagGATTGTaagccacaaattattggattgtaatgggatgattatgacccacaaattattggagtGACAATTAATTAATGAGATGAGAAGGTACGCATGCCTGTAGCAAAATCATAGCACGTTGCTCGGACTAGTTTGCTGTATCTTTCCTTGTCCTTTTTTTCGGCTTCAATATACAATAGTTAGTAACAACATGGAGGAAAAATGACGCCAGTTGTTTTATACTTGGAGCAACGCATACAAAAGTTAAAGGTATTTGGTGGACCATTTGCTGCATTTGGCTCAATGAGGTTATGCCACAGAGCCAATCCAGGAGGGAACTCAAGGAAATGGGTTCTAAGCGTGTGCGATGaactggtttctttttttctttgtttttgtgacCTTGTgcttttacaataatttatttcgttgatattcttttgtctttgaaatttttttctttctcgctGCCTATCAACAGGATGTGTTCTCTAAGGTGCAAAGAAATTCATCCTGTGTAGGAAATACATTTTGATTGGCAGAGAAACTATAGACTAGTTAAATTACAGGTGTTCGAACTTCACCAGGCGCACGGCTCACTTGCATAAAGCAAGAACTC includes these proteins:
- the LOC136894809 gene encoding hydroxyacid-oxoacid transhydrogenase, mitochondrial-like isoform X2, producing MDFKNHGLKKVCVVTDQKVASLPPVKEAIQSLEGNGIKYELYDKVRIEPTDTSFKDAINFAKKGQFDSFLAIGGGSVIDTAKAANLYLCHPENEFLDFVNAPIGKGMPVNRAVKPLIAIPTTAGTGSETTGVSIFDYEPLKAKTGIANRAIRPMLGIVDPLHTLHMSPRLTANSGYDVLCHAIESYTAIPFQMRDARPLNPNLRPAYQGSNPVSDVWSKHALGIVAKYLKRSIEDSSDLEARSNMHLASVYAGVGFGNAGVHLCHGMSYPISGLVKSYRAQDYDVQHSLVPHGLSVVMTSPAVFRFTAPACPDRHLEAAKILGADTTNVKLADAGMLLSDTLRDFMYSTGVDNGLKALGYTTDDIPALVKGTLPQHRVTKLAPAGNPGEEELARLFEESMTVY
- the LOC136894809 gene encoding hydroxyacid-oxoacid transhydrogenase, mitochondrial-like isoform X1, encoding MASHSIKEQALRVMRLVGAASCRCPAHSQAFAPGVRPESSAAKEHIEPEYAFEVASSTIRYGQGVTREVGMDFKNHGLKKVCVVTDQKVASLPPVKEAIQSLEGNGIKYELYDKVRIEPTDTSFKDAINFAKKGQFDSFLAIGGGSVIDTAKAANLYLCHPENEFLDFVNAPIGKGMPVNRAVKPLIAIPTTAGTGSETTGVSIFDYEPLKAKTGIANRAIRPMLGIVDPLHTLHMSPRLTANSGYDVLCHAIESYTAIPFQMRDARPLNPNLRPAYQGSNPVSDVWSKHALGIVAKYLKRSIEDSSDLEARSNMHLASVYAGVGFGNAGVHLCHGMSYPISGLVKSYRAQDYDVQHSLVPHGLSVVMTSPAVFRFTAPACPDRHLEAAKILGADTTNVKLADAGMLLSDTLRDFMYSTGVDNGLKALGYTTDDIPALVKGTLPQHRVTKLAPAGNPGEEELARLFEESMTVY